Proteins from one Anastrepha obliqua isolate idAnaObli1 chromosome 2, idAnaObli1_1.0, whole genome shotgun sequence genomic window:
- the LOC129237181 gene encoding uncharacterized protein LOC129237181, which yields MKVQALFAFVLAILALVVARPNSVPVAVNGGGGGPWFGGGGGGGGGGGGGGGGGGK from the exons ATGAAGGTCCAAGCATTATTTGCTTTTGTACTGGCCATATTGGCGCTTGTCGTTG CTCGACCAAATTCTGTTCCTGTGGCAGTTAATGGAGGTGGAGGTGGCCCTTGGTTTGGTGGTGGCGGCGGAGGTGGAGGTGGCGGAGGCGGTGGTGGAGGGGGTGGTGGAAAGTAA